One window of the Pseudomonas knackmussii B13 genome contains the following:
- a CDS encoding type II and III secretion system protein family protein, producing the protein MLALSTLVSAQAAPSACAGLMLQKLVLDVEQGGQRDQQLPLPIKRLAIGDPQVADVQLLDKRSFLLTGKAQGDTSLLVWSGCPGDPLRAQVRVAPRALADVAAAADTAGAPLANQVQTDIRFVEVSRTKLKQASTSLVRRGSNLFVFGSPGSLDGIGVGQDGSVSGNFGGSGSGFNIIWGGGSSKVLGFLNMLEGSGFAYTLARPSLVATSGQSASFLAGGEYPIPVPNGDNNNITIEYKEYGVRLTLTPTVMGSGRIALKVAPEVSELDFTAGIKTAGISVPALNVRRTDTNVILGDGESFVISGLVSSNTLSNVDKFPGLGNLPVIGAFFRSSQLSKDDRELLMVVTPHLVQPLAANASLPKLPGEGLRKYDPGFGEFYFLENGKFDGRGSSSGMSE; encoded by the coding sequence ATGCTGGCGCTGTCCACGCTGGTCTCGGCGCAAGCCGCGCCCAGTGCCTGCGCCGGTCTGATGTTGCAGAAGCTGGTTCTGGACGTGGAGCAGGGCGGCCAGCGCGACCAGCAGCTGCCGCTGCCGATCAAGCGCCTGGCCATCGGCGATCCGCAGGTCGCCGACGTGCAACTGCTCGACAAACGCAGTTTCCTGCTCACCGGCAAGGCGCAAGGTGATACCAGCCTGCTGGTATGGAGCGGTTGCCCTGGCGACCCATTGCGCGCCCAGGTGCGTGTCGCGCCGCGCGCCTTGGCCGATGTCGCCGCGGCGGCGGACACGGCCGGCGCACCCCTGGCCAACCAGGTGCAGACCGACATCCGCTTCGTCGAGGTCAGCCGGACCAAGCTCAAGCAGGCCAGCACCTCGCTGGTGCGGCGCGGCTCCAACCTCTTCGTGTTCGGCTCGCCGGGCAGCCTCGATGGCATCGGCGTCGGCCAAGACGGCAGCGTGAGCGGCAACTTCGGTGGTAGCGGCAGCGGCTTCAACATCATCTGGGGCGGCGGCAGCAGCAAGGTGCTGGGCTTTCTCAATATGCTCGAAGGCAGCGGCTTCGCCTACACCCTGGCGCGCCCGAGCCTGGTCGCCACCAGCGGGCAGAGCGCGTCCTTCCTGGCCGGCGGCGAATACCCGATTCCGGTGCCCAACGGCGATAACAACAACATCACCATCGAATACAAGGAATACGGCGTGCGCCTGACCCTGACGCCGACGGTGATGGGCAGCGGGCGCATCGCTTTGAAGGTGGCGCCGGAAGTCAGCGAGCTGGACTTCACCGCCGGCATCAAGACCGCCGGCATCTCGGTTCCGGCGCTGAACGTGCGGCGCACCGACACCAACGTGATCCTCGGCGACGGCGAGAGCTTCGTGATCAGCGGCCTGGTCAGCAGCAACACGCTCAGCAACGTCGACAAGTTCCCCGGCCTGGGCAACCTGCCGGTGATCGGCGCGTTCTTCCGCTCCTCGCAGCTGAGCAAGGACGACCGCGAACTGCTGATGGTGGTCACCCCGCACCTGGTACAGCCGCTGGCCGCCAATGCCAGCCTGCCGAAGCTGCCGGGCGAGGGCCTGCGCAAATACGATCCCGGTTTCGGCGAGTTCTACTTCCTCGAGAACGGCAAGTTCGACGGTCGCGGCAGCAGCAGCGGGATGTCCGAGTGA
- the cpaB gene encoding Flp pilus assembly protein CpaB, whose amino-acid sequence MNSKVLMVFAGLLLVGAVVVGYVGVSLSKPAKPVASSETPAAVIPAEVDKLQRTPVVIVTHDLPALAVLTAKDLRLEYLQTAPAGSFAKIDAVVGQRVWVAVPAGSILSAAVTEPGGPLARTIRPDERAMAIAVDEVIGGGGFVLPGDYVDVMLFVADQSNGTRDLSAQVVLPGVRVLTYGEQIAVANDGQAHQTADGKDDKQKEHKVPRTAVLAVPAESVARLMLASQAGSLRLAVRSKDEQLYEKDQEGRYLHASLNPAGSEPISLDQLLGRRAPAKPQATRREIAPSAVSGVVVYRGSKVTHEAP is encoded by the coding sequence ATGAATAGCAAGGTGCTGATGGTTTTTGCCGGGTTGTTGTTGGTCGGGGCTGTCGTCGTCGGCTATGTCGGGGTTTCCCTGAGCAAGCCGGCCAAACCGGTCGCCAGCAGCGAAACGCCCGCCGCTGTGATTCCCGCCGAAGTCGACAAGCTGCAGCGCACCCCTGTGGTGATAGTGACCCACGACCTGCCGGCGCTCGCCGTGCTTACCGCGAAAGACCTGCGCCTGGAGTACCTGCAGACCGCGCCCGCCGGCAGTTTCGCCAAGATCGACGCGGTGGTCGGCCAGCGCGTCTGGGTAGCGGTGCCGGCCGGCAGCATCCTTTCCGCCGCAGTCACCGAGCCCGGCGGGCCGCTGGCGCGGACCATCCGCCCGGACGAGCGGGCCATGGCCATCGCGGTCGATGAGGTCATCGGCGGCGGCGGCTTCGTGCTGCCGGGCGACTACGTCGACGTGATGCTCTTCGTCGCCGACCAGAGCAACGGCACGCGCGACCTCAGCGCCCAGGTCGTGCTGCCTGGCGTGCGCGTGCTGACCTATGGCGAGCAGATCGCGGTGGCCAATGACGGCCAGGCGCACCAGACCGCCGACGGCAAGGACGACAAGCAGAAAGAACACAAGGTGCCGCGTACCGCCGTGCTGGCGGTGCCGGCCGAGTCGGTCGCGCGGCTGATGCTGGCCAGCCAGGCCGGCTCGCTGCGCCTGGCCGTGCGCAGCAAGGACGAGCAGCTCTACGAGAAGGATCAGGAAGGTCGCTATCTACACGCCTCGCTGAACCCGGCGGGCAGCGAGCCGATCAGCCTCGATCAATTGCTCGGCCGGCGCGCGCCGGCGAAACCGCAGGCCACTCGACGTGAGATCGCGCCGTCGGCGGTGAGCGGCGTGGTGGTGTATCGCGGCAGCAAAGTGACGCATGAAGCGCCTTGA
- a CDS encoding Flp family type IVb pilin, whose amino-acid sequence MNFKDFSLNVYCKVKALAKDKEGATAIEYAVIAGLIVVAIVGTLQVLGPQLNGIFEQISAALP is encoded by the coding sequence ATGAACTTTAAAGATTTCTCGTTGAATGTTTATTGCAAAGTCAAAGCACTCGCCAAAGACAAAGAAGGCGCCACCGCCATCGAATACGCAGTCATCGCCGGGCTAATTGTCGTTGCAATCGTCGGCACACTTCAGGTGCTCGGCCCGCAACTTAACGGAATATTCGAACAGATCTCCGCTGCACTTCCGTAA
- a CDS encoding methyl-accepting chemotaxis protein, giving the protein MLRSLSFAKKILLAASLVVIFAFACFILFNDFRQREAIHADTESTLNQLGALTASNIQSWLEGRIHLVEMETALLAASDGSAEQIHRVLAQDVFQKNFDDMFIGEAATGVFRTIPDETMPPGYDPRQRGWYKDAVAAGQLIVTEPFLDAGTKQPILAMSKPIMRNGQLFGVAAGDMKLGSITAIINSLKFEGHGYAFLVSDAGKILLHPDSAQVFKNLAEVYPQGAPQVRAGMQEVEFNGKTQLVSMTRVEGLPGVNWYVALVLDKNAAYAMLSDFRTSAMIATVIAIVAIIFLLGMLIRVLMQPLTAMGRAMQDIAQGEGDLTKRLSVASNDEFGTLANAFNRFVERIHESIREVASTARQLHDVSQLVVNASNSSMANSDEQATRTNSVAAAINELGAAAQEIARNAADASHHASDASNQAGDGRQVVEQSISAMNLLSEKISYASAHIETLNSRTVNIGQILEVIKGISEQTNLLALNAAIEAARAGEAGRGFAVVADEVRNLAHRAQESAQQIQGMIEELQVGASEAVTTMTESQRYSQESVEIANRAGQRLASVTGRISEIDAMNQSVATATEEQTAVVDSLNMDITEINTLNQEGVENLQATLRACADLENQAGRLRHLVDSFRI; this is encoded by the coding sequence ATGCTTCGCTCGCTGTCCTTCGCCAAGAAGATCCTTCTGGCGGCCTCCCTCGTGGTCATCTTCGCCTTCGCCTGCTTCATCCTCTTCAACGACTTCCGCCAGCGCGAGGCGATCCACGCCGATACCGAATCGACCCTGAACCAGCTCGGCGCCCTCACCGCCAGCAACATCCAGAGCTGGCTGGAAGGCCGCATCCACCTGGTGGAAATGGAAACCGCGCTGCTCGCGGCAAGCGATGGCAGCGCCGAACAGATCCACCGCGTGCTGGCGCAGGACGTGTTCCAGAAGAACTTCGACGACATGTTCATCGGCGAGGCCGCCACCGGCGTCTTCCGGACCATCCCCGACGAGACCATGCCGCCCGGCTACGATCCGCGCCAGCGCGGCTGGTACAAGGACGCCGTGGCCGCCGGCCAGCTGATCGTCACCGAGCCCTTCCTCGACGCCGGCACCAAGCAGCCGATCCTCGCCATGTCCAAGCCGATCATGCGCAATGGCCAACTGTTCGGCGTGGCCGCCGGCGACATGAAGCTGGGGTCCATCACCGCGATCATCAACTCGCTGAAGTTCGAGGGTCATGGCTATGCCTTCCTGGTCAGCGACGCCGGCAAGATCCTCCTGCACCCGGACAGCGCCCAGGTGTTCAAGAACCTCGCCGAGGTCTACCCGCAGGGAGCGCCCCAGGTTCGCGCCGGCATGCAGGAAGTCGAGTTCAACGGCAAGACCCAGCTGGTCTCCATGACCCGCGTCGAGGGCCTGCCGGGCGTCAACTGGTACGTCGCCCTGGTGCTCGACAAGAACGCCGCCTACGCCATGCTCAGCGACTTCCGCACCTCGGCGATGATCGCCACGGTGATCGCCATCGTCGCCATCATCTTCCTGCTCGGCATGCTGATCCGCGTGCTGATGCAACCGCTGACCGCCATGGGCCGCGCCATGCAGGACATCGCCCAGGGCGAAGGCGACCTGACAAAGCGCCTGAGCGTCGCCAGCAATGACGAGTTCGGCACCCTGGCCAACGCCTTCAACCGCTTTGTCGAGCGCATCCACGAATCCATCCGCGAAGTGGCCAGCACCGCCCGCCAGCTGCATGACGTCTCGCAGTTGGTGGTCAACGCCTCCAACTCCTCCATGGCCAACTCTGACGAGCAGGCGACCCGCACCAACAGCGTCGCCGCCGCGATCAACGAACTGGGCGCCGCCGCCCAGGAGATCGCGCGCAACGCCGCCGATGCCTCGCACCACGCCAGCGACGCCAGCAACCAGGCCGGCGACGGTCGCCAGGTGGTCGAGCAGAGCATCAGCGCGATGAACCTGCTGTCCGAGAAGATCAGCTACGCCAGCGCCCACATCGAAACGCTGAACAGCCGCACGGTGAACATCGGGCAGATCCTCGAAGTCATCAAAGGCATCTCCGAACAGACCAATCTGCTGGCCCTCAACGCCGCCATCGAGGCCGCCCGTGCCGGCGAAGCAGGCCGCGGCTTCGCCGTGGTGGCCGACGAGGTCCGCAACCTGGCGCACCGCGCTCAGGAATCGGCCCAGCAGATCCAGGGCATGATCGAGGAACTGCAGGTCGGCGCCAGCGAGGCGGTGACCACCATGACCGAGAGCCAGCGCTACAGCCAGGAAAGCGTGGAAATCGCCAACCGCGCCGGCCAGCGTCTGGCCAGTGTCACCGGCCGGATCAGCGAGATCGATGCGATGAACCAGTCGGTAGCCACCGCCACCGAAGAGCAGACCGCCGTGGTCGACTCGCTGAACATGGACATCACCGAGATCAACACCCTCAACCAGGAAGGCGTGGAGAACCTCCAGGCCACCCTGCGCGCCTGTGCCGACCTGGAAAACCAGGCCGGCCGCTTGCGCCATCTGGTGGACAGCTTCCGCATCTGA
- a CDS encoding helicase HerA-like domain-containing protein yields MSASNELIIGAGTDGQPITQPWKLANRHGLVAGATGTGKTVTLQHLAESFSDAGVAVFAADIKGDLCGIGAAGNPQGKVAERIAGMPWLNYQAKAYPVSLWDVAGQTGHPLRTTLSEMGPLLLGNLLELTDSQQAALFAAFKVADQQGLLLLDLKDLKALLGYLKDHPEVLGEDQALFTGASSQALLRRLATLEQQGAEAFFGEPALQLEDILRLEPDGRGRIHLLDASKLVHEAPKVYATFLLWLLSELFEQLPERGDADKPVLALFFDEAHLLFNGTPKALHDRLEQVVRLIRSKGVGVYFVTQSPGDLPDDVLAQLGLRIQHGLRAFTAKEQKSLRAVADGFRPNPAFDTLQVLTELGIGEALVGTLEEKGTPSMVQRVAIAPPQSRIGPLSEAERAALIRSSPLAGRYDKPIDRESAYERLTGRTDDKMAPSQAPADSGSNLGNMAGELLGSLASQAMKTVVRQAANQIGRELVRGLMGSLLGGKRR; encoded by the coding sequence ATGTCAGCAAGCAACGAACTCATCATCGGTGCCGGCACCGACGGCCAGCCCATCACCCAGCCGTGGAAACTGGCTAACCGCCACGGCCTGGTTGCCGGTGCGACGGGCACCGGCAAGACTGTCACCCTCCAGCACCTCGCCGAGAGCTTCAGCGATGCCGGTGTCGCGGTGTTCGCCGCCGACATCAAGGGTGACCTTTGCGGCATTGGCGCTGCGGGCAATCCGCAGGGCAAGGTGGCCGAGCGCATCGCCGGCATGCCGTGGCTGAACTACCAGGCCAAGGCCTATCCGGTCAGCCTCTGGGATGTCGCCGGGCAGACTGGCCATCCACTGCGCACCACCCTCAGCGAGATGGGTCCGCTGTTGCTGGGCAACTTGCTGGAGCTGACCGACAGCCAGCAGGCCGCGCTTTTCGCCGCGTTCAAGGTGGCCGACCAGCAGGGGTTGTTGCTGCTCGACCTGAAGGACCTCAAGGCGCTGCTGGGCTACCTAAAGGACCATCCTGAGGTGCTTGGCGAGGATCAGGCGCTCTTCACTGGCGCCTCATCGCAGGCCCTGTTACGCCGCCTGGCCACCCTGGAGCAGCAAGGCGCCGAGGCCTTCTTCGGCGAGCCGGCGCTGCAACTGGAGGACATCCTGCGCCTGGAGCCGGACGGCCGCGGGCGTATCCATCTGCTCGACGCCAGCAAGCTGGTGCACGAGGCGCCCAAGGTCTACGCGACCTTCCTGCTGTGGCTGCTTTCCGAGTTGTTCGAGCAGTTGCCCGAGCGCGGCGACGCCGACAAGCCGGTGCTGGCGCTGTTCTTCGACGAGGCGCACCTGCTGTTCAACGGTACGCCCAAGGCGTTGCACGACCGCCTGGAGCAGGTGGTGCGGCTGATCCGCTCCAAGGGCGTGGGCGTGTACTTCGTCACACAGTCGCCGGGCGACCTGCCGGACGACGTGCTGGCCCAGCTCGGCCTGCGCATCCAGCACGGTCTGCGGGCATTCACCGCGAAGGAGCAGAAATCGCTGCGCGCGGTGGCCGACGGCTTCCGGCCGAACCCGGCGTTCGACACGCTGCAGGTGCTCACCGAGCTGGGCATCGGCGAGGCCCTGGTCGGCACCCTGGAAGAGAAGGGCACGCCGTCGATGGTTCAGCGCGTGGCGATCGCTCCGCCGCAGTCGCGCATCGGGCCGCTCAGCGAGGCCGAGCGTGCCGCGTTGATCCGTTCCTCGCCGCTGGCCGGGCGCTACGACAAGCCGATCGACCGCGAGTCGGCCTACGAGCGCCTGACCGGGCGCACCGACGACAAGATGGCGCCGAGTCAGGCCCCGGCCGATTCCGGCAGCAACCTGGGCAACATGGCCGGCGAACTGCTTGGCAGCCTGGCCAGCCAGGCGATGAAGACGGTGGTGCGGCAGGCGGCCAATCAGATCGGCCGCGAACTGGTGCGCGGCCTGATGGGGTCGTTGCTGGGCGGGAAGCGGCGGTAG